From Solibacillus sp. FSL W7-1464:
CTTACAGAAGAACCGATTGCTGTTTTGGAAAACCGTATCGATGCTCTTTCTGAAGAAGCACCGCCATTGAAACGTTTCATCTTACCGGGGGGAGCGCCGGCAGCATCTACACTGCATATCGCCCGCACTGTTGCCCGCCGCGCGGAACGGGAAACTGTATCTTTAATGAAAGAAATTGAAGATGTTTCACCAGTTGTACAGAAGTATTTAAACCGATTATCGGATTATTTATTTGCTGCAGCACGTGTCGTAAACTACCGATTATCAATCCAGGATGTCGAATATATCCGAAGTGGAGATGTATTTAAATAAACGAAAAATGCTAGTTAAGACGATAAAATTGTCTAACTAGCATTTTTTATATTTTGATTTAATTTTCAGAATTAGTGACGAAATCTGTTGACTGAATGCTCATTCATAACTACAATGGGTTTATAGTTTAATATGGAAATATAGTTTATCAAGGTGAAATGGATAAACAAAGGGGTAAAAACTTCGTATTCCAGGGGGGAAAAGGATGAATACATTTTTAATCATTAACTGGATTGCATTTTTCGCCGTGTTACTTTATGCGCTGGGGTTATTCGCATATTTGCTGAAAACACGTTATGAGTACATTCAGCTTGGTCGCAAAGAAGAGTTCAATCACAAAATTTCTGAACGTATGTCGGATATTGTCGAGAAAGTATTCGGCCAGTCAAAACTATTAAAAGATAAGAAGATGGGACTTGTACACGTTCTGTTTTTCTACGGATTTTTAATGGTTCAATTTGGGGCTATCGATTTAATCTGGAAAGGGCTCGCACCGGGATCACATCTTCCGCTGGGGGGGCTGTATCCAGTATTTACATTTACACAGGAGCTTGTTGTATTGACGATCTTAATCGCGGTAGCGGTTGCATTTTACCGTCGTTATATGGAGAAACTTGCACGTTTAAAGCAAGGTTTTAAAAATGGTTTAGTTTATATGTTTTTAGCTATTTTAATGTTTGCTACATTATTTGGCAATGGCTTTTACTTAATTTGGCACGATCACGGTCTAACAGGATCAGAACCAGTAGCGTCTGCAGTTGCCTGGGTATTCCAATGGATGAGTCCGACGATTGCTGCTGTCATGTTCTTCGTTATGTGGTGGGCGCACTTGTTGGCGTTATTAGCATTCCTTGTTTATATCCCGCAAGGCAAGCACTTCCACTTAATTACATCGATTTTCAACGTTTATTACAACCGCCAAGACCGTATTGGGACATTGCGTCCAATCGATTTTGCCGCATTGGAAGAAGCGGAAGATGAGGAAAGTATGCCGCCGCTTGGAGTCGGAAAAATTCACGATTTCACGCAAAAGCAAATGCTTGATCTGTATGCTTGCGTAGAGTGCGGACGTTGTACGAATATGTGTCCGGCAACAGGGACTGGAAAAATGTTGTCACCGATGGACCTGATCGTAAAACTGCGTGATCATCTAACATTTACTGGTGCAGTTGAACTAAAGAAAAAGCCTTGGGTACCATTTTCATTCTTCAATAATACACAAGGTAACCAGTTGGCAATGGCAGCCGGTGCTGAAGGTGCAGTAATTGAGGACATTTACAGCCCGTCATTAATCGGCGATGTCATTACAGAAGAAGAAATCTGGGCTTGTACAACATGCCGTAACTGTGAAGATCAATGTCCGGTAATGAATGAACATGTTGATAAAATTATTGATTTACGCCGTTATTTAACGATGACTGAAGGTAAAGTGAATCCGGATGCCCAGCGTGCAATGACGAACATTGAGCGACAAGGGAATCCATGGGGCTTAAACCGTAAAGAAAAAGAAAACTGGAGAGAGCTTGACGAGACAGTTCATGTTCCAACAGTAAAAGAATTGAAAAAATCAGGCGAAGAAATGGAATATTTATTCTGGGTCGGTTCAATGGGTTCATTTGATAACCGCTCACAAAAAATTGCATTGGCATTTGCTAAACTAATGAACAAAGCTGGCGTGAAGTTTGCCATTTTAGGAAACAAGGAAAAGAACTCAGGGGATACACCACGCCGATTAGGTAATGAATTCCTGTTCCAGGAGCTTGCAACAGCCAACATTGATGAATTTGAGAAAAATGGTGTGACGAAAATTGTGACGATTGACCCGCACGCGTACAATATTTTCAAAAATGAGTATCAGGATTTCGGCTGGAATGGTGAAGTGCTTCACCATACAGAATTGCTGTACGATCTGATTCAGGAAGGCCGTTTAACAATGGATCACCGTGTTGATGAAACGATTGTTTTCCATGACTCATGTTACTTAGGACGCTATAATGACGTATTCGATCCGCCACGCGAAATTTTAAAAGGGATTGCAGGCGTGAAGCTTGTTGAAATGGCACGTAATCGTGAAGACGGTATGTGCTGTGGTGCCGGCGGTGGCTTAATGTGGATGGAAGAGCATGTCGGAAACCGTATTAACGTTGCACGTACAGAACAGGCAATCGCAACACAGGCATCTGTAATTTCTTCAGGCTGTCCTTACTGTTTAACAATGCTTTCAGATGGAACGAAAGCAAAAGAAGTGGAAGATACAGTCGGCACATACGATATTGCGGAAATTTTAGAGCGTGCGGTATTCGGAACACCGGAAAAAGCACAAGTTCAAGAAGTGCAAGAAGAAGTAGCAGAAGAAACGGTTGTAGCACCTGTAGAAACAACTGAAGTGGAGAAACAGGCAACAGCTGCTGAATCTTCAACACTTCCAGAAGAACAGCAAGTTGCAACAGATGAAGTACCAGTTGCAAATGAAAATAATGAACAAAACAAGTAATATACGAATTATCGAGAATAAAATTTATAGTCAGTATATTTGAATAATTGTTGCGAATTCAAAAAGGATTTAATACAATGAAAGTAAGCGAAGAAATGAGAGTAGTAAATACTCTCATTTTTTTCTAAACAATGATTGAGCGAGCGTTCAGTCGAAATACGATTACAGACTGCAACAGGTATTTTTTTAGTGGTGTGTGATGGGGATCGATACTAATAGATTAATAGCCTGCAGCAGAAATTCACAATACGGATGGCGAAGTACAAATTCGGATTAATTCAAACAAAGGGGTGTATGGATTGTCGAGAACAGTCATTTTAGACGGCGCACGAACACCATTCGGAAAATTTGGTGGTGCATTAAGTTCATTAACAGCAAGTGATTTAGGCGGAATAGTAATTAAAGAAGCATTGGCAAAAGCAAATGTAGAAGCAGAGGCAGTAAATGAAGTCATTATTGGAACCGTATTGCAGGCAGGGCAGGGGCAAATTCCTTCTCGGCAAGCTGCAACAAAAGCGGGAATTCCGTGGAATGTAAAAACAGAAACGATCAACAAAGTATGTGCTTCAGGAATGCGCAGTGTAACACTTGCAGATCAGCTTATTCGATTAGGGGACGAAGAAGTGATCGTGGCAGGCGGAATGGAATCGATGTCAAACGCACCGTACTATATACCAAAAGGGAGATTTGGTTTGCGTATGGGAGATGCAAGTTTAGTAGACGGGATGATATATGACGGTTTGTCTTGTGCCTTCCATCCTAAACAAGTGCATATGGGTATCTACGGTAATGACACAGCGAGCAAGTTTGAGGTTTCCCGTGAACAGCAGGATGCATGGGCAGTTCGCAGTCATGAAAAAGCACTTGCAGCAATTGATTCAGGTAAATTTGCAGAAGAAATCGTAGCAGTGGAAATTCCACAGCGAAAAGGCGATCCGCTTCGTATTGAAACGGACGAAGCACCACGAGCAGGAACAACTTTGGAAACGCTAACAAAATTAAAATCGGCGTTCAGCAGTGATGGCACAATTACAGCCGGAAATGCGCCTGGTGTAAACGACGGAGCATGTGCACTAGTTCTAATGAGTGAAGAAAGAGCACAGCAGGAAAACCGTAAGCCGCTCGCAACAATTCTTGCACATGCGGAAGTTGGGGTAGCACCGGAAGATTTCCCGCAAACACCGGGACTCGTAATAAATGAGTTGCTTAAAAAGTCTGGTAAAACATTGGCTGACATTGATTTAATTGAAATTAATGAAGCGTTCGCAGCGGTTGCTCTAGTAAGCAATCAAATTAGCGGACTCGATGAGAGCAAAGTAAATGTAAACGGGGGTGCCGTAGCATTAGGTCATCCGATTGGAGCTAGTGGTGCCCGTATTATTTTAACGCTCGCTTATGAACTGAAGCGTCGTGGGGGCGGTTTAGGAATTGCGGCTATTTGTTCAGGCGGCGGTCAAGGGGACGCGGTATTAATCGAAGTTACAAACTAAGGGGATGAAATAAATGGCGATTCAAAAAGTAATGGTCATCGGAGCAGGACAAATGGGTTCCGGGATCGCGCAAGTTTGTGCACAAGCAGGCTATGATGTCATTTTAAATGATATGAAGGAAGAGTTTTTCGAACGCGGTTTAAATACAATCACGAAAAACTTGGCACGTGATGTTGAAAAGGGCCGTAAAACAGAAGAAGAAAAATCGGCTGTTTTAGCTCGTATTACTAAATCATTGACGATTGAAGACGCGAAAAATGCGGACATTATCATTGAAGCAGCAGTCGAAAACATGGACATTAAACAATCGATTTTCAAGGAGCTTGATGAAATTGCACCTAAGCATGCGATTTTAGCTACGAATACGTCGAGCTTACCGATTACTGAAATTGCGGCAGTGACAAAACGTCCGGAGCAAGTAATTGGCATGCACTTTATGAATCCGGTACCGGTCATGAAGCTTGTGGAAATTATCCGTGGTTTGGCAACATCGGATGAAGTGTATGAAACGGTTGCAGACATGACAAAGCAGCTGGGGAAAACAGGTGTGGAAGTAAATGACTTCCCGGGCTTTATTTCAAATCGTATTTTACTGCCGATGATCAATGAAGCAATTTATGCATTGTATGAAGGGGTAGCGACGAAAGAAGCGATTGACGATGTAATGAAAATGGGGATGAATCATCCGATGGGTCCATTAACACTGGCTGATTTTATCGGATTGGATACATGCTTGTCGATTATGGAAATTTTACACGAAGGACTTGGTGACAGTAAATATCGTCCATGTCCATTATTACGCAAATATGTGGCAGCCGGCTGGTTAGGCAAAAAGAGTGGTCGAGGATTCTACATATACGAAAGCTGAGGGACTTCTATGAATTTACAATTTACTGATGAGCAGTTGATGATGCGTAACATGGTCCGTGATTTTGCCAAAACCGAAATTGAGCCGTTTATCGAGCAGACGGAAGCGGGCCAGTTCCCGAGGAATTTGCTGACGAAAATGGGTGAGCTTGGGCTGATGGGAATTACGGCACCTGCCGAGTACGGCGGGGCAGAAATGGATTTTACTTCTTATATTATCGCAATCCATGAGCTGTCGAAAGTAAGCGCGGTAATGGGCGTTATTTTGTCAGTGCATACTTCTGTCGGCACAAACCCGATTCTATATTTCGGCAATGAAGACCAAAAGAAAAAATATGTACCGAAGCTGGCAAGTGGCGAATCGATCGGAGCATTTTGTTTAACGGAGCCTGGCGCTGGCAGTGATGCAGGTTCACTGAAAACAAAGGCAGTACGAGACGGTGATCACTACGTATTGGACGGCGCAAAAGTGTTCATTACCAACGGCGGGGAAGCTGACGTGTATATCGTATTTGCTTCCACAAATCCGGAAGCCGGTTCACGCGGGATTTCAGCATTTATCGTAGAAAAAAATACACCGGGTCTGATTATCGGAAAAGACGAGCGGAAAATGGGGCTGCACGGCTCACGTACAGTACAGCTAACATTTGAAAATATGAGAGTGCCTGCAGAGAACCTGCTCGGGCAAGAAGGAGACGGCTTTAAAATAGCGATGGCCAACTTGGATGTAGGAAGAATCGGAATCGCCGCTCAAAGTTTAGGAATTGCCGAAGCGGCACTCGAAGCGGCAACTGCCTATGCAAAAGAGCGCATCCAGTTCGGAAAACCAATCGCCAAGCAGCAAGGGGTCGGCTTTAAGCTTGCCGATATGGCTACAGCGGTCGAAGCTTCGAAACTGCTCGTTTACCGGGCAGCAAACATGCGCAGTGAAGGGCTGTCATGCGGAAAAGAGGCATCAATGGCAAAACTGTTCGCATCTCAAACAGCAATGGATACAGCAATCGAAGCCGTACAAATTTTCGGTGGCTACGGCTATACCGAAGACTATCCGGTAGAACGCTATTTCCGCGACGCAAAAGTAACACAAATCTACGAAGGCACAAGCGAAATCCAACGCATCGTCATT
This genomic window contains:
- a CDS encoding cob(I)yrinic acid a,c-diamide adenosyltransferase translates to MKLYTKSGDTGKTSIIGGRVDKDHLRVEAYGTIDELNSFIGKAVSELDQEKFKDLIEDLTAIQHELFDGGGDLANVMKERHYKLTEEPIAVLENRIDALSEEAPPLKRFILPGGAPAASTLHIARTVARRAERETVSLMKEIEDVSPVVQKYLNRLSDYLFAAARVVNYRLSIQDVEYIRSGDVFK
- a CDS encoding (Fe-S)-binding protein, which translates into the protein MNTFLIINWIAFFAVLLYALGLFAYLLKTRYEYIQLGRKEEFNHKISERMSDIVEKVFGQSKLLKDKKMGLVHVLFFYGFLMVQFGAIDLIWKGLAPGSHLPLGGLYPVFTFTQELVVLTILIAVAVAFYRRYMEKLARLKQGFKNGLVYMFLAILMFATLFGNGFYLIWHDHGLTGSEPVASAVAWVFQWMSPTIAAVMFFVMWWAHLLALLAFLVYIPQGKHFHLITSIFNVYYNRQDRIGTLRPIDFAALEEAEDEESMPPLGVGKIHDFTQKQMLDLYACVECGRCTNMCPATGTGKMLSPMDLIVKLRDHLTFTGAVELKKKPWVPFSFFNNTQGNQLAMAAGAEGAVIEDIYSPSLIGDVITEEEIWACTTCRNCEDQCPVMNEHVDKIIDLRRYLTMTEGKVNPDAQRAMTNIERQGNPWGLNRKEKENWRELDETVHVPTVKELKKSGEEMEYLFWVGSMGSFDNRSQKIALAFAKLMNKAGVKFAILGNKEKNSGDTPRRLGNEFLFQELATANIDEFEKNGVTKIVTIDPHAYNIFKNEYQDFGWNGEVLHHTELLYDLIQEGRLTMDHRVDETIVFHDSCYLGRYNDVFDPPREILKGIAGVKLVEMARNREDGMCCGAGGGLMWMEEHVGNRINVARTEQAIATQASVISSGCPYCLTMLSDGTKAKEVEDTVGTYDIAEILERAVFGTPEKAQVQEVQEEVAEETVVAPVETTEVEKQATAAESSTLPEEQQVATDEVPVANENNEQNK
- a CDS encoding acetyl-CoA C-acetyltransferase — translated: MSRTVILDGARTPFGKFGGALSSLTASDLGGIVIKEALAKANVEAEAVNEVIIGTVLQAGQGQIPSRQAATKAGIPWNVKTETINKVCASGMRSVTLADQLIRLGDEEVIVAGGMESMSNAPYYIPKGRFGLRMGDASLVDGMIYDGLSCAFHPKQVHMGIYGNDTASKFEVSREQQDAWAVRSHEKALAAIDSGKFAEEIVAVEIPQRKGDPLRIETDEAPRAGTTLETLTKLKSAFSSDGTITAGNAPGVNDGACALVLMSEERAQQENRKPLATILAHAEVGVAPEDFPQTPGLVINELLKKSGKTLADIDLIEINEAFAAVALVSNQISGLDESKVNVNGGAVALGHPIGASGARIILTLAYELKRRGGGLGIAAICSGGGQGDAVLIEVTN
- a CDS encoding 3-hydroxybutyryl-CoA dehydrogenase, translated to MAIQKVMVIGAGQMGSGIAQVCAQAGYDVILNDMKEEFFERGLNTITKNLARDVEKGRKTEEEKSAVLARITKSLTIEDAKNADIIIEAAVENMDIKQSIFKELDEIAPKHAILATNTSSLPITEIAAVTKRPEQVIGMHFMNPVPVMKLVEIIRGLATSDEVYETVADMTKQLGKTGVEVNDFPGFISNRILLPMINEAIYALYEGVATKEAIDDVMKMGMNHPMGPLTLADFIGLDTCLSIMEILHEGLGDSKYRPCPLLRKYVAAGWLGKKSGRGFYIYES
- a CDS encoding acyl-CoA dehydrogenase: MNLQFTDEQLMMRNMVRDFAKTEIEPFIEQTEAGQFPRNLLTKMGELGLMGITAPAEYGGAEMDFTSYIIAIHELSKVSAVMGVILSVHTSVGTNPILYFGNEDQKKKYVPKLASGESIGAFCLTEPGAGSDAGSLKTKAVRDGDHYVLDGAKVFITNGGEADVYIVFASTNPEAGSRGISAFIVEKNTPGLIIGKDERKMGLHGSRTVQLTFENMRVPAENLLGQEGDGFKIAMANLDVGRIGIAAQSLGIAEAALEAATAYAKERIQFGKPIAKQQGVGFKLADMATAVEASKLLVYRAANMRSEGLSCGKEASMAKLFASQTAMDTAIEAVQIFGGYGYTEDYPVERYFRDAKVTQIYEGTSEIQRIVISKHVIG